In Fervidobacterium nodosum Rt17-B1, one genomic interval encodes:
- a CDS encoding L-lactate dehydrogenase, whose translation MKVSIYGAGRVGVSIAFSLLHTSLVDEMVLIDIDKKRAEGEALDLLHSSSMFKSCNIWAGDSKDIEDSDFIVITAGRSQRPGETRLELLGDNVRIMKEISEDIVKYSPNSIIINVTNPVDVLTYFIWQFTNLPSQRVIGTGTTLDTARLRVLLSQQCGISPASIHAYVIGEHGDSEFVPFSNATIGGLKLIDYCKLCENNSEQGFCLNLKIIEEKVRKAAYEIIERKGATNLAIGAVTARLISSMWRNEKRVWTISVLVDGIYIGYPSVIGKSGVEKVLRLNLSEDEEKKFQYSRSVIQKSIEEIKSKIF comes from the coding sequence ATGAAAGTTTCAATTTATGGAGCAGGGAGAGTTGGAGTTAGTATTGCTTTTTCGCTTTTGCATACAAGTCTTGTTGATGAAATGGTTTTGATAGATATAGATAAGAAAAGGGCAGAAGGTGAAGCTCTAGATTTGCTCCATTCATCTTCTATGTTTAAATCATGCAATATTTGGGCTGGAGACTCAAAAGATATTGAAGATAGCGATTTCATAGTTATAACCGCTGGTAGAAGTCAAAGACCTGGTGAGACAAGGCTGGAACTTCTTGGAGATAATGTGCGTATAATGAAAGAAATATCTGAAGATATAGTCAAATATTCACCAAATAGTATAATTATAAATGTGACAAACCCAGTAGATGTTCTGACATATTTTATTTGGCAATTTACTAATTTACCATCGCAAAGAGTTATTGGTACAGGAACCACTTTAGATACCGCTCGTTTGAGAGTTTTACTTTCCCAGCAATGTGGTATATCTCCGGCGAGTATACATGCTTACGTTATCGGTGAACATGGAGATAGCGAATTTGTACCATTCTCCAATGCAACCATAGGCGGGTTAAAGTTAATAGATTACTGTAAGTTGTGTGAAAATAATTCTGAACAAGGCTTTTGTTTAAATCTTAAAATAATTGAGGAAAAAGTTAGAAAAGCAGCATATGAAATAATTGAACGAAAAGGAGCGACTAACCTCGCTATTGGTGCTGTAACCGCACGATTAATTTCAAGTATGTGGCGAAACGAAAAAAGAGTATGGACGATATCTGTTTTGGTTGATGGTATATATATCGGTTATCCTTCAGTTATCGGTAAAAGTGGAGTGGAAAAAGTTTTAAGATTGAACTTGAGCGAAGACGAAGAAAAGAAATTTCAATACTCAAGAAGTGTTATACAAAAATCTATTGAGGAGATAAAAAGTAAGATTTTTTAA
- a CDS encoding alpha-amylase family glycosyl hydrolase: MKKNTANFSFIFIVLMLIFSLSSCFYTIREEESFVKNIKASYNTDTNELRINWDVGTLNTNTDIKYYVLKKLKNENQYRKIGEANGKFFGLNNFSGKDFWNIEKIGIKAIVNGKESEIIEISKESIDLISLDVPLTSSTMYTLFIRSFYDTNGDGVGDFNGVLQKVNYLKSLGIDTVWFLPFNKSKSYHGYDVEDYYDAEPDYGTLEDLDNMIKVLNENGIKVVMDLVINHTSDTHPWFLDAIEKTKNSPYWNYYIMSLQQPSNTNHWHYKINSKGQKVWYFGLFDSSMPDLNYANPEVLNEVKKIIDFWITMGVDGFRLDAAKHYYGWDWNDGIDSSTSVAKAIENYVRTKLGNDAIVVSEVYDGSPDVLTKFTPMPVFNFTFMYNIRQNYEERDYLLHDSINWINPSSYYLNTYHFPFIDSHDLNRSISELVDSKYSGDVQSATKQYLLLNALLLSLNGMPTIYYGDEIGLRGWKWNSYPWDLPVREPMQWYATQNGSGQTYWTKSFYTGIINGNAKNDGAIYDDPNDGISVEEQESGYTILNFFREFINLRKTYPALAFGNATIERDWKNLYVLKKSYGSQEVFVLINLDPTYSNNYEIPAGYTWIWYAFFNESSFEFSPKNIQIFQNTQWIINSRQVYVFVKQ, translated from the coding sequence ATGAAAAAAAACACCGCGAATTTTAGCTTCATTTTTATAGTGTTAATGTTAATTTTCTCACTTTCATCTTGCTTTTACACAATTAGGGAAGAAGAAAGTTTCGTAAAAAACATCAAAGCATCCTACAATACTGACACAAACGAATTGCGTATTAATTGGGACGTTGGAACTTTAAATACCAACACTGATATTAAATATTATGTGCTCAAGAAACTGAAAAATGAAAATCAATATCGTAAAATAGGGGAAGCCAACGGAAAATTCTTTGGATTGAATAACTTTTCAGGAAAAGACTTCTGGAACATTGAAAAAATCGGAATAAAAGCTATTGTAAATGGAAAAGAAAGCGAAATCATCGAAATTTCAAAGGAAAGTATAGATCTTATATCTTTGGACGTTCCACTCACTTCTTCAACGATGTACACATTGTTTATCCGCTCTTTCTATGATACAAATGGAGATGGAGTGGGAGATTTTAATGGGGTCTTACAGAAAGTTAATTATCTAAAATCTCTTGGAATTGATACTGTTTGGTTTTTGCCATTTAATAAAAGCAAATCCTACCACGGATACGATGTGGAAGATTATTACGATGCGGAACCAGATTATGGAACATTGGAAGATTTAGACAACATGATAAAAGTTTTAAATGAAAACGGAATAAAAGTTGTAATGGATTTAGTTATTAACCACACATCTGATACTCATCCTTGGTTCTTAGATGCGATTGAAAAAACAAAAAACTCTCCATATTGGAATTACTACATAATGAGTCTGCAACAACCATCAAATACTAATCACTGGCATTACAAAATAAATTCAAAAGGGCAGAAAGTATGGTACTTCGGATTATTTGATTCATCGATGCCTGATTTGAATTACGCTAATCCAGAAGTTTTGAACGAAGTCAAAAAAATAATAGATTTCTGGATAACAATGGGAGTGGATGGTTTCAGATTGGACGCAGCAAAGCACTACTATGGATGGGATTGGAATGATGGAATAGACTCTTCAACAAGTGTTGCGAAGGCAATAGAAAATTACGTTAGAACTAAACTTGGAAATGACGCTATCGTTGTGAGTGAAGTTTACGATGGTTCTCCTGATGTACTTACTAAATTCACACCCATGCCTGTTTTTAATTTTACGTTTATGTACAATATAAGACAAAACTACGAAGAAAGAGATTATTTACTTCACGATTCAATTAATTGGATAAATCCTTCATCGTACTACTTAAACACCTATCATTTCCCTTTTATCGACAGCCATGATTTAAACAGATCTATATCTGAGCTTGTTGATTCCAAATATTCTGGAGATGTTCAATCGGCTACAAAGCAGTATTTACTTTTGAATGCGTTACTACTTTCACTAAATGGTATGCCAACGATATACTACGGTGACGAAATAGGCCTACGTGGTTGGAAATGGAACTCATATCCATGGGACTTACCCGTTCGCGAACCGATGCAATGGTATGCAACACAAAATGGCAGTGGTCAAACATATTGGACAAAGAGCTTTTACACAGGTATTATAAATGGCAACGCCAAAAACGATGGAGCAATTTACGACGATCCAAACGATGGCATATCCGTTGAAGAACAAGAAAGTGGATATACAATTTTGAATTTCTTTAGAGAATTCATAAATTTAAGAAAAACATATCCAGCATTAGCATTTGGAAATGCAACAATTGAAAGAGATTGGAAAAACCTGTACGTTTTGAAAAAGTCTTATGGTTCACAGGAAGTGTTTGTGTTAATAAACCTTGACCCAACATATTCAAATAATTATGAAATACCAGCAGGATACACGTGGATTTGGTATGCTTTCTTTAACGAAAGCTCTTTTGAATTTAGTCCAAAAAACATTCAGATTTTTCAAAACACACAATGGATCATAAACTCAAGGCAAGTTTATGTTTTCGTTAAGCAGTAA
- a CDS encoding glycoside hydrolase family 13, protein MKGYKLLIVLVISVLLISVTSIFAGVKFVNGKVVFTFKAEANVVYLAGNFNNWNPTAWPMKLTDGVWTYEVELKPGSYQYKYVIDGKTWKEDPEAPAYVDDGFGGKNGAFTLTADGKILGEQGTQQSQGKKYELNEKRENTIFVDPDGYVVIRINAPGAKHVFIAGSFNNWNDKDTECYYVDAGWWEAVLELSPGIYEYKFIIDGNWTVDPNAFGYTDDGFGGKNAVLEVAKEGGKLIVRAPQNATKSEGAKEEKTQEQVTTAETVKPGLSIDGNKVIFAVKKENAQEAYLAGSFNSWNPKALKMQLVNGYWVASLVLQPGTYEYKYVFLIGGNYVWEEDPNAPGYKSDGYGGKNGIFKLVQKDGKISIEELQQTAGGLPVKGEYKFKYEFKTDSTKFLVGSAFSNTLTLLFQPNEEISLGITYDGANISNANVKLYKDNYGFELFYKSPFAYVSDDSLYSIGKNTGALFKYSLGDYLLITGVGYESGKLPWIVGIDGKMYKLYVSQDYFSSDVAIVGEISLPETFGLSICGMYSLDQTFFVSTTFSLNAFGIYASFDGTNIYGKIRTTLGKDTISLDGRYDISYSSINVSATYATEGIEYYIGTDLSNVDAKVTFIMKDKKLSLGLKTDISDFINRTYLSLSGEVNF, encoded by the coding sequence ATGAAAGGTTATAAGCTACTCATAGTTTTAGTTATTTCAGTTTTGCTAATATCTGTTACTTCAATCTTTGCGGGTGTAAAGTTTGTAAATGGCAAAGTTGTCTTTACTTTCAAAGCCGAAGCCAACGTTGTATATCTGGCAGGTAACTTTAACAATTGGAATCCAACCGCTTGGCCTATGAAACTTACCGATGGTGTTTGGACTTACGAAGTTGAACTTAAACCTGGTAGTTATCAGTATAAATACGTAATAGATGGCAAAACTTGGAAAGAAGATCCTGAAGCTCCTGCGTATGTGGACGACGGGTTTGGTGGAAAAAATGGAGCATTCACATTGACAGCTGATGGAAAAATCCTTGGTGAACAAGGTACACAACAATCCCAAGGCAAGAAATACGAATTGAATGAAAAACGAGAGAACACAATATTCGTTGACCCAGATGGATACGTTGTGATAAGGATAAATGCACCAGGTGCCAAGCATGTTTTCATAGCAGGTTCATTCAATAATTGGAACGATAAAGATACCGAATGTTATTATGTCGATGCTGGTTGGTGGGAAGCAGTTTTAGAATTGTCACCTGGAATTTACGAATATAAGTTTATAATCGATGGAAATTGGACAGTAGATCCAAATGCGTTTGGGTATACAGATGATGGTTTTGGTGGAAAAAATGCTGTCCTCGAAGTTGCGAAAGAAGGCGGAAAATTAATCGTTAGAGCTCCTCAAAATGCTACAAAATCTGAAGGAGCAAAGGAGGAAAAAACACAAGAGCAAGTAACTACAGCTGAAACAGTAAAACCAGGATTATCTATAGATGGAAATAAAGTTATCTTCGCCGTTAAAAAAGAAAATGCCCAAGAAGCTTATCTTGCAGGTTCATTCAACAGTTGGAATCCAAAAGCATTGAAAATGCAACTTGTAAACGGATACTGGGTTGCCAGCTTAGTATTACAACCAGGAACTTACGAGTATAAATACGTCTTTTTAATTGGTGGAAACTATGTATGGGAAGAAGATCCAAATGCACCAGGTTATAAATCAGACGGTTACGGCGGAAAAAATGGAATTTTCAAACTTGTCCAAAAAGATGGAAAGATTTCTATAGAAGAACTACAGCAAACAGCGGGTGGTTTACCCGTAAAAGGAGAATACAAATTCAAATACGAATTCAAAACCGACAGCACAAAATTCTTAGTTGGCAGTGCATTTTCTAATACACTAACATTATTATTCCAACCAAACGAGGAAATTTCTCTTGGAATTACTTACGATGGTGCAAATATATCAAATGCAAATGTCAAATTATACAAAGATAACTACGGTTTTGAATTATTCTACAAATCTCCTTTTGCTTATGTATCAGATGATTCGCTTTATTCAATTGGAAAAAATACAGGTGCTCTTTTTAAATACTCTCTTGGCGATTATTTACTTATAACAGGTGTGGGATACGAAAGTGGAAAACTCCCATGGATAGTAGGTATAGATGGCAAGATGTATAAATTATACGTGTCGCAAGACTATTTCTCAAGTGATGTAGCTATTGTTGGAGAAATTTCACTACCAGAGACATTCGGACTTTCAATTTGCGGAATGTACAGTTTGGATCAAACATTCTTTGTAAGTACCACATTTTCACTTAACGCATTTGGGATTTATGCATCATTTGATGGAACAAACATATACGGTAAGATAAGAACAACATTAGGAAAAGATACAATTTCACTAGATGGAAGATACGATATAAGTTATTCAAGTATAAATGTATCAGCAACCTACGCAACGGAAGGAATAGAATATTACATTGGTACAGACCTTTCAAATGTAGATGCAAAAGTAACATTTATTATGAAAGATAAAAAGTTATCACTTGGACTAAAAACTGATATTAGTGATTTCATTAATAGAACTTATTTATCTCTCTCCGGAGAAGTTAATTTCTAA
- the yfcE gene encoding phosphodiesterase, with amino-acid sequence MKFLFVSDTHGSAKAWEDIEKLFKLDEFDDIFHLGDVLYHGPRNKLPDAYDPKTLIDMLKKYDIKYIRGNCDADVDLKVLEVQEMPKMVMEYFGDFSLLLIHGEILEENDVKDFLKDKNVHFLIHGHTHISKIEEIDGKYILNPGSTSLPKGDTPRSVMVIEVKDNTFSAEFYNLDNGQVYMEGKWTLKDSKLLKE; translated from the coding sequence ATGAAATTTTTGTTTGTTAGTGATACTCACGGATCTGCTAAGGCTTGGGAAGATATTGAAAAGCTTTTTAAACTTGATGAATTTGACGATATTTTTCATCTTGGAGATGTACTTTATCATGGTCCGCGAAATAAATTACCTGATGCATATGATCCGAAGACATTAATTGATATGTTAAAAAAATACGATATAAAATACATAAGAGGGAATTGCGATGCGGATGTTGATTTGAAAGTGCTTGAGGTTCAAGAAATGCCAAAGATGGTTATGGAATATTTCGGTGATTTCTCTCTTTTACTCATTCATGGAGAGATACTCGAAGAAAATGATGTTAAGGATTTTCTTAAGGATAAAAATGTCCATTTTCTTATTCATGGGCATACACATATATCAAAGATAGAAGAAATCGATGGAAAATACATTCTTAATCCGGGAAGCACTTCTCTTCCAAAAGGTGACACTCCAAGAAGTGTGATGGTAATAGAAGTCAAGGATAATACATTCAGTGCGGAGTTTTACAATTTAGACAACGGGCAGGTGTACATGGAGGGAAAATGGACATTGAAAGATTCAAAACTGTTAAAGGAGTAA
- a CDS encoding pseudouridine-5'-phosphate glycosidase, which translates to MIISEKVKKALEDGIPVIALESTVIAHGLPYPHNVETAKMLEEMALENGVVPATIGILKGEIIVGMSQEQINEMLADEPLKIGTREIPYAVGMKKSAATTVSATMRIAKIAGIDVFATGGIGGVHIGDWDVSQDITEMAKSDVIVVSAGCKSILDVKKTIEFLETFQVTVVGYKTNKFPIFYEGLSDFNLEHRVDSPEDIAKIFRAKKSLGIEGALLVANPIPQEFVISEQEVDGYMKQALSECFEKGITGKAVTPYLLSRIAQLSNGKTLTSNIELLKNNVLLACQIAKSLKTMA; encoded by the coding sequence ATGATTATTTCAGAAAAAGTGAAAAAGGCACTTGAGGATGGTATTCCAGTAATTGCGTTGGAAAGTACAGTGATTGCGCATGGCTTACCGTATCCACATAACGTGGAAACAGCTAAAATGCTTGAGGAGATGGCTTTAGAAAACGGAGTGGTCCCAGCAACAATTGGCATTTTAAAAGGTGAAATTATTGTTGGAATGTCTCAAGAACAAATAAACGAGATGCTAGCTGACGAACCCTTGAAGATCGGAACAAGGGAAATCCCATACGCAGTCGGTATGAAAAAGAGCGCTGCAACTACCGTTAGTGCTACGATGAGAATTGCAAAAATTGCAGGAATTGATGTTTTTGCAACGGGTGGTATTGGTGGTGTGCATATCGGTGACTGGGACGTTTCCCAAGATATTACCGAGATGGCAAAAAGCGATGTTATTGTAGTTAGCGCTGGGTGTAAATCCATCCTTGATGTGAAAAAAACTATAGAATTCCTTGAAACTTTCCAGGTAACTGTTGTTGGGTATAAAACAAATAAGTTTCCAATTTTTTACGAAGGATTATCAGACTTTAACTTAGAGCATCGTGTTGATAGCCCTGAAGATATTGCAAAGATATTTAGAGCTAAAAAATCATTGGGTATTGAAGGAGCGTTACTTGTTGCAAATCCAATCCCACAGGAATTTGTCATATCAGAACAGGAAGTCGATGGGTATATGAAGCAAGCATTGAGTGAATGCTTTGAAAAAGGAATAACAGGCAAAGCTGTAACTCCTTATCTTCTTTCAAGAATTGCACAACTAAGTAATGGGAAAACATTGACTTCAAATATAGAACTGCTCAAAAATAACGTACTTTTAGCATGCCAGATAGCAAAAAGTCTAAAGACAATGGCTTAA
- a CDS encoding RNA polymerase subunit sigma-54, whose product MLFEKYGQREISIEIEDSYYPIHEDLHQRLEMMIPFLGLEDEDEKIAEYVIYNIDSKGKLRVSAQEVAQKFGVSVEKAREIIDTIYEAFSDEINQLSSEDEENYILPDVAIMPDYVEVRKIEVKDPVVMKAIEMREETLRKICEIVRKINEPFLRGYRKYPHVVTMKYVANLVGLHVSTVSRAVNRKYVNTPIGVLPLRIFFGRLLNPKLVMNEIKELLKIDSKLTDKQLVILLKSLGINISRRTVNKYRNLLDNLG is encoded by the coding sequence TTGTTATTTGAAAAGTACGGACAGAGGGAAATAAGCATTGAAATCGAAGATAGTTATTATCCTATACATGAGGACTTGCATCAACGACTTGAGATGATGATTCCTTTTTTAGGATTAGAGGATGAAGACGAAAAAATAGCTGAATATGTTATATACAACATAGATAGCAAAGGAAAATTGAGAGTTTCGGCGCAAGAAGTTGCTCAAAAATTTGGTGTATCAGTTGAGAAAGCACGAGAGATAATAGATACTATCTACGAAGCATTTTCAGATGAGATTAATCAATTATCTTCAGAAGATGAAGAAAATTACATCCTTCCGGATGTTGCAATAATGCCTGATTACGTCGAAGTTAGAAAGATTGAGGTAAAAGATCCTGTCGTTATGAAAGCGATAGAAATGAGAGAAGAAACGTTAAGAAAAATATGTGAGATTGTTAGAAAGATAAATGAACCATTTCTAAGAGGCTATCGAAAATATCCACACGTAGTGACTATGAAATACGTTGCTAATTTGGTAGGTTTACATGTCTCAACGGTTAGTCGAGCAGTAAATAGAAAATACGTTAACACACCGATAGGGGTATTACCACTCAGAATATTCTTTGGAAGATTGTTGAACCCAAAACTTGTGATGAATGAGATAAAAGAATTACTTAAAATAGACAGCAAATTAACAGATAAGCAGTTGGTGATACTTTTAAAATCTCTTGGAATAAATATTTCAAGAAGAACAGTGAATAAGTATAGGAATCTCTTAGATAATCTTGGATAG
- a CDS encoding ISL3 family transposase — MLKSNYITELLKSKDIILHQMNENESEIELHISQVQKPHKCPKCGNITSKVHDYHTQKVKDVPIMGKKTYLIIRKRRYVCKACGKKFFEHISFLGKSQRMTNRLAAYIISQLGSLTSMKEVAKYTNVSVTTVMRLFDKVNPGQTVDEFSSEAICVDEFKGNAGGAKYQCIFVDPVKGQIIEILKDRKQNILIEYFKRLKGRDKVKYFICDMWRPFVEVAKTYFKNAKIVIDKFHFTRYVYWALENVRKRVQKELGSNLRRYFKRSRKLLLKNYEELEPEQREELEVMFWYSQDLRKAHQLKEEFKRVLKSSNSEEARLVLKKWIERAEQSGLSEFMRCVKVFRSWFSEIVNAFDVPYTNSTTEGFNNKIKVLKRNGFGYRNFERFRKRILYSCGR, encoded by the coding sequence GTGCTCAAATCTAATTATATCACTGAACTTTTAAAATCGAAAGATATTATTCTTCACCAAATGAATGAGAATGAAAGTGAAATAGAACTTCACATAAGTCAGGTACAAAAGCCCCACAAATGTCCTAAATGTGGTAATATTACAAGTAAGGTACATGATTATCACACACAGAAGGTAAAAGACGTACCTATAATGGGCAAGAAAACATATTTGATTATAAGAAAGAGAAGATATGTCTGCAAAGCATGTGGGAAGAAGTTTTTTGAACACATAAGTTTTTTAGGCAAATCTCAAAGGATGACAAATAGACTTGCAGCATATATTATAAGTCAACTTGGAAGTTTAACAAGTATGAAGGAGGTAGCAAAATACACAAATGTTTCAGTGACAACAGTTATGAGATTGTTTGATAAAGTAAATCCAGGTCAAACTGTAGATGAGTTTTCTTCTGAAGCAATATGTGTAGACGAGTTTAAAGGCAATGCAGGTGGAGCAAAATATCAATGTATATTTGTAGATCCTGTAAAAGGGCAAATAATCGAGATTTTGAAAGATAGAAAGCAAAATATTTTAATTGAGTATTTTAAGAGGCTGAAAGGTAGAGATAAAGTAAAATATTTTATCTGTGATATGTGGAGACCATTTGTAGAGGTAGCAAAAACATATTTTAAAAACGCTAAAATAGTGATAGACAAATTTCATTTTACCCGATACGTTTATTGGGCTTTAGAAAATGTGAGGAAAAGGGTACAAAAGGAATTAGGAAGTAATTTGAGGAGATATTTTAAGAGGAGTAGGAAGTTGTTATTGAAGAATTATGAAGAACTTGAGCCTGAGCAAAGAGAAGAATTAGAAGTAATGTTTTGGTATAGTCAAGATTTGAGGAAAGCCCATCAACTCAAAGAAGAATTTAAGAGAGTGTTAAAGAGCAGTAATTCTGAAGAAGCAAGACTCGTATTAAAAAAGTGGATAGAGAGAGCAGAGCAAAGTGGACTTTCTGAATTTATGAGATGTGTAAAGGTTTTTAGGAGCTGGTTTTCTGAGATAGTAAATGCATTTGATGTTCCATATACGAATAGTACGACAGAGGGTTTTAACAACAAGATAAAAGTATTAAAGAGGAATGGATTTGGATACAGGAATTTTGAAAGATTCAGGAAGAGGATTTTGTACAGTTGTGGTAGATAA
- a CDS encoding pyridoxamine 5'-phosphate oxidase family protein encodes MNNSPNFPSMRRKDRELSEEEAYEILKSADYGVLSTYNGEYPYGVPVNYVFDGKAIYIHCALEGHKIENIKKHPKVCFTVVKNYEILPDELSTAYQSAIVFGKASLIEGEEKITVLRTLGMKYSNNLEKIEKEINDSGKATGVIKIEIEYVSGKARKR; translated from the coding sequence ATGAATAATTCGCCAAATTTTCCGAGTATGCGCAGAAAAGATAGAGAGTTAAGCGAGGAAGAGGCTTATGAAATTTTAAAATCTGCTGATTATGGAGTGCTTTCTACTTACAATGGTGAATACCCTTATGGAGTTCCTGTGAACTATGTTTTTGACGGTAAAGCTATATATATTCACTGTGCACTTGAGGGCCACAAGATAGAAAATATAAAAAAACATCCAAAAGTTTGTTTTACAGTTGTTAAAAACTATGAAATTTTACCAGATGAGCTTAGTACAGCTTACCAAAGCGCTATTGTTTTTGGTAAAGCAAGCTTAATCGAAGGAGAAGAAAAAATAACCGTGCTGAGAACTCTTGGCATGAAGTATTCAAATAATTTGGAAAAGATAGAGAAGGAAATTAATGATTCTGGAAAAGCAACTGGGGTTATAAAAATTGAGATAGAATACGTCAGTGGCAAAGCAAGGAAAAGATAA
- a CDS encoding pyridoxal phosphate-dependent aminotransferase, which yields MISKRAIETPASPIRRLVPYADEAKKRGIKIYYLNIGQPDIKTPKVWYEYIEKFKPEVVAYTHSQGLLELREAFSKYYAQHNINVTPDEIMVTNGGSEAIMFALGVVCDPGDEVITIEPFYANYMGFASYLNIKLVPVTAHPEDGYRLPPMEAFEKVVSPKTRAILFSNPSNPTGTVYTYEEMKQIVDFAKKHNLVIISDEVYREFTFDGRKHISAFHFEGIEEQLIMVDSISKRYSACGARIGTFVTKNKEFYKNALKFAQARLCPAETTQFGAIGLLTLGKEYTDEVRDEYQKRRDATYNAMKEIPGVVVHKPEGAFYLSAKLPVENAEDFIIWMLKEFNVDGKTTMVSPLSGFYATPGAGMSEIRIAYVLEADKLADAVKILGEGIKKYNGR from the coding sequence ATGATTTCCAAAAGAGCTATTGAAACACCAGCGAGTCCTATTAGAAGACTTGTTCCGTACGCAGATGAAGCAAAGAAACGTGGTATTAAAATTTATTATTTGAACATTGGGCAACCAGATATAAAGACTCCAAAGGTATGGTACGAATATATAGAAAAATTCAAGCCAGAAGTGGTTGCATATACACATTCTCAAGGTTTACTCGAGTTGAGGGAAGCTTTCTCTAAATACTATGCTCAACACAACATTAACGTAACCCCTGATGAAATAATGGTTACAAATGGTGGTAGCGAAGCTATAATGTTTGCGCTCGGTGTTGTCTGTGACCCAGGTGATGAGGTTATAACTATAGAGCCGTTTTATGCAAATTACATGGGATTTGCCTCATATTTGAACATCAAACTTGTGCCAGTTACAGCTCATCCGGAAGATGGATACAGACTTCCACCTATGGAGGCGTTTGAAAAAGTAGTTTCACCTAAGACAAGGGCGATATTATTCTCTAATCCATCAAATCCAACAGGTACGGTTTATACTTATGAGGAAATGAAACAGATTGTTGATTTTGCAAAAAAACACAATCTTGTTATTATTTCTGATGAGGTTTATAGGGAATTTACATTCGATGGTAGAAAGCACATCTCCGCATTCCATTTCGAAGGCATAGAAGAACAATTGATAATGGTTGATAGTATTTCAAAACGTTACAGTGCCTGTGGCGCAAGAATTGGTACGTTCGTTACAAAAAATAAAGAATTTTATAAAAACGCTCTGAAATTCGCTCAAGCAAGACTTTGTCCTGCGGAAACCACGCAATTTGGTGCTATTGGATTATTAACGCTAGGTAAGGAATACACAGACGAGGTAAGAGATGAATACCAAAAAAGAAGAGATGCAACATACAATGCTATGAAAGAAATACCAGGTGTTGTTGTTCACAAACCAGAAGGTGCATTCTATCTATCAGCTAAATTGCCTGTAGAAAATGCCGAAGATTTTATCATATGGATGCTCAAAGAATTCAACGTTGATGGAAAAACAACGATGGTATCACCACTCAGCGGATTCTATGCGACACCCGGTGCGGGAATGAGTGAAATAAGGATAGCATATGTACTCGAAGCTGATAAATTAGCTGATGCTGTAAAAATACTTGGTGAAGGTATTAAGAAATACAACGGAAGATAA
- a CDS encoding IMPACT family protein gives MDIERFKTVKGVIETKINIERSIFIATLSYVEDERKAKEFISEISKRYKDATHNCPAYRVIENGNILEFSSDAGEPSGTAGLPMLNTLRKNELLNVAVVVTRYFGGVKLGVRGLIDAYSQAVQEVIDKAVDMKSIVVKKRAYKQKLKIDFSSYGKKMQQLIYMGVTILDISYTEAYAYLEVIYDKPLDISEVESTEEVYI, from the coding sequence ATGGACATTGAAAGATTCAAAACTGTTAAAGGAGTAATTGAAACCAAAATAAATATAGAACGCTCTATATTTATCGCTACGCTTTCATATGTTGAAGACGAAAGAAAAGCAAAAGAATTTATATCAGAAATATCTAAAAGATATAAAGATGCGACGCACAACTGCCCTGCCTACAGAGTTATAGAAAATGGTAATATATTGGAATTTTCTTCAGATGCGGGAGAGCCTTCCGGAACAGCTGGGTTACCAATGCTTAATACACTCAGGAAAAATGAGCTTCTCAACGTAGCCGTTGTAGTTACTAGATATTTCGGTGGTGTAAAACTTGGCGTGCGCGGTTTAATAGATGCTTATTCACAAGCAGTTCAAGAAGTTATTGACAAAGCGGTTGATATGAAAAGCATAGTCGTGAAAAAAAGAGCATACAAGCAAAAATTGAAGATAGATTTTTCTTCATATGGTAAGAAAATGCAACAACTCATTTATATGGGAGTGACCATACTTGATATTTCGTACACCGAAGCTTATGCTTATCTTGAGGTAATTTATGATAAACCATTAGATATAAGTGAAGTTGAAAGCACAGAGGAAGTGTACATATAA